A portion of the Caenorhabditis elegans chromosome III genome contains these proteins:
- the ida-1 gene encoding Receptor-type tyrosine-protein phosphatase-like ida-1 (Confirmed by transcript evidence): MRFFHSIIVLLFSISTGSAFLLYGCNLSENLCDNDESCYPDGVFGQCYSSESGSPEPTVLDNLDDTQLELLKLELTRLAAKDKDWGDEETQCVLAYFKMSMFYQLQYDPDFCQVRKPANVWALIQLIDTGLTEDPTILDEDVNPENVTDEDMAQIIEQLKEPSLPTEEDIEEALNAQNEDVDDEILDQYVQAVVNNENPDFSELSDGQLNILIGRLVDLKKNVENEEAQLLTGDGEQEMAVPLDDLEERGEQAILKKDIEQVGEINQGLDNTEHKIVKGRKDQVVTRVDANRVYLKVHLKNEDQLMPLIEFLQNTIAIPNNLYFDDFQFENGQLSMRISRFEGAKPKADKRIDSVEGVASAVYKRRKDIARLSGADVRETGIGSGEDGSLPVESSERDWLLMPVLFVCAFTVTALGLVAAVQIARSRRHYKDNIQQIAEQLDGKNSFAYQDLCRQRADGGRASKSSSTSSWCEETAVPTIDISTGHVVLNFLQEYLSEPTKIEAQWNGIKDYRNEERTKTKAEKFASQNRTILPFDDNIVDIDGKTAENEDFYLNASFIYDDDPRQAVYIAAQTPASSQIAAFWQTIWQHGVCLVVNLSTPEECKQEKNYWPDTGSEVHGAFEIHLVSEHIWSDDYLVRSFYLKNLQNSQTRTITQFHYLSWQKESTPTSAKSILEFRRKVNKSYRGRSSAVLVHSWDGSGRTGVYCAVDVLCARLLRGIRQIDVVATVEHLRDQRDGMVATGDQFKLVYGCVAQEVNHLLKSIATK, translated from the exons ATGCGCTTCTTCCACTCAATTATTGTACTACTATTCTCCATTTCTACAGGATCTGCTTTTCTTTTGTACG gctgCAACCTTAGCGAAAATTTATGCGACAATGACGAATCGTGCTATCCAGACGGTGTATTCGGTCAGTGCTACTCATCAGAGAGCGGATCGCCGGAGCCAACTGTTCTAGACAACTTAGATGATACTCAACTGGAATTATTGAAACTCGAGTTGACAAG GCTTGCCGCCAAAGACAAGGATTGGGGAGACGAGGAAACACAATGCGTACTCGCTTACTTCAAAATGTCAATGTTCTACCAATTGCAATACGATCCAGACTTCTGTCAAGTCCGAAAACCTGCCAACGTATGGGCACTCATTCAACTAATCGACACTGGTCTCACCGAGGATCCGACTATTCTCGACGAGGACGTGAATCCGGAAAATGTGACCGATGAGGATATGGCTCAAATTATCGAGCAACTCAAGGAACCATCCCTGCCAACGGAAGAAGATATTGAAG AAGCTCTTAACGCTCAAAACGAAGATGTGGACGACGAGATCCTTGATCAATATGTCCAAGCTGTCGTCAATAATGAGAATCCCGACTTTTCCGAACTCTCGGACGGTCAGCTTAACATCTTGATTGGTCGACTCGtcgacttaaaaaaaaacgtggaaaatGAGGAAGCTCAATTGTTGACTGGAGATGGAGAACAAGAAATGGCAGTTCCATTGGATGATCTTGAAGAAAGAGGAGAACAAGCTATTCTAAAGAAAGATATCGAACAAGTTGGAGAAATTAATCAAGGACTCGATAATACGGAGCACAAGATTGTCAAGGGACGTAAGGATCAAGTAGTAACACGTGTTGATGCCAATCGTGTTTATTTGAAAGTTCATCTAAAGAATGAAGATCAACTGATGCCATTAATTGAGTTCCTACAAAATACTATTGCAATTCCGAATAATCtttattttgatgatttcca GTTTGAAAATGGTCAGTTGTCGATGCGAATCTCAAGATTTGAGGGAGCAAAACCCAAAGCCGACAAACGAATCGACTCTGTTGAAGGTGTCGCGTCTGCTGTTT ACAAACGACGAAAGGATATCGCGAGACTCTCCGGAGCCGACGTTCGTGAGACTGGAATTGGGAGTGGAGAG GATGGTAGTCTACCAGTTGAGTCATCTGAACGCGATTGGCTCTTGATGCCAGTTCTTTTCGTGTGTGCATTCACTGTCACTGCTCTCGGACTCGTCGCCGCCGTGCAGATCGCTAGATCCCGTCGTCATTACAAGGACAACATCCAACAAATCGCCGAGCAACTTGATGGAAAGAATTCATTCGCCTATCAGGATCTGTGCAGACAAAGAGCCGATGGAGGACGTGCTTCAAAGTCAAGCTCAACGTCTTCATGGTGTGAAGAGACTGCTGTTCCGACAATTGATATCTCAACTGGACATGTTGTTTTG AACTTCCTCCAAGAATACCTTTCGGAACCAACAAAGATTGAGGCTCAATGGAACGGAATCAAGGATTACCGCAACGAGGAGAGAACGAAGACGAAGGCTGAAAAGTTTGCATCACAGAACAGAACAATTCTTCCGT TTGATGACAACATTGTTGACATTGATGGAAAGACCGCTGAAAACGAGGATTTCTATCTGAATGCAAGCTTCATCTACGACGATGATCCAAG ACAAGCCGTCTACATTGCTGCTCAAACTCCAGCTAGCTCCCAGATCGCAGCCTTCTGGCAAACGATCTGGCAACACGGTGTCTGCCTTGTCGTAAACCTCTCCACACCGGAGGAGTGCAAGCAAGAGAAGAACTATTGGCCGGATACTGGAAGTGAGGTTCACGGAGCATTTGAAATTCATCTTGTTTCGGAGCACATTTGGTCTGATGACTACCTCGTTCGATCCTTCTACCTCAAG AATCTCCAAAACAGTCAAACACGAACAATCACCCAATTCCACTACCTTTCATGGCAAAAAGAATCAACACCAACGAGTGCTAAGAGCATTTTGGAGTTCCGTCGTAAAGTGAACAAGTCATATCGCGGACGATCATCCGCAGTGCTCGTTCACTCTTGGGATGGCTCAGGTCGTACAGGAGTATATTGTGCAGTTGATGTTCTTTGTGCACGCCTTCTTCGTGGAATCAGGCAAATTGATGTCGTCGCCACCGTTGAACATTTAAGGGACCAGAGAGATG gaatggTAGCGACCGGAGATCAATTCAAACTCGTTTATGGATGTGTCGCCCAAGAAGTAAACCATCTTCTAAAGTCAATCGCTactaaataa